Proteins encoded within one genomic window of Tabrizicola piscis:
- a CDS encoding lytic transglycosylase domain-containing protein has protein sequence MKTLSLPLWSLRAFLVAASLLQATATRADTVQAMRTALELAAGKDWDGGLAVAPAGVGRDIIDWQRLRAGDGRLGDYEAFLARRPDWPGLPLLREKGEVAVARSDDPARVIAWFDNGLPQTGKGALTYITALKTQGRVADAETEAMRAWSTLAFTAEEEDQLIALAPDALDLVHELRLDTLLWSGRLREADRMLARVPEGIRALGRARIALQNEEKGVNALIDAVPKAQAGDAGLAFDRFIWRMRRDLYDEALPLILERSASARDLGRPEAWAQRRAILTRWLLRQGRPAEAYRVAANHHLTAGADYADLEFLSGFIALRRLNDPASAERHFDRLLAGVSTPISLARGHYWLGRAREAAGQDATASYQAAAAHQTAFYGLLAAERLGLSLDPGLLAQTNVPDWRNAAFAGSSVLEAATLLRKAGDANLAKRFILHLGESQDATGLAQLADMVLDWNDPHLAVLVGKAAAERGLILPRAYYPVPEIVPDGLSVSRALALAIARRESEFDPAARSSADARGLMQVLPGTAKLMAGKLGKPFEAGRLISDPAYNVTMGAAYLAEMAEEFGPSIALIASGYNAGPGRPRRWIDEFGDPRRPDVDVVDWVETIPFSETRTYVMRVAEGVVIYRAKLKGAVGPVRITEELKG, from the coding sequence ATGAAAACACTGTCCCTTCCGCTCTGGTCCCTGCGCGCCTTTCTGGTCGCGGCATCCCTGCTACAGGCCACCGCCACCCGCGCCGACACGGTGCAGGCGATGCGCACCGCCCTTGAACTTGCCGCTGGCAAGGATTGGGACGGCGGCCTTGCCGTGGCCCCTGCCGGCGTTGGGCGCGACATCATCGACTGGCAGCGCCTGCGCGCGGGGGATGGCCGGCTTGGGGACTATGAGGCGTTTCTTGCCCGCCGCCCCGATTGGCCCGGCCTGCCGCTGTTGCGCGAAAAGGGCGAAGTGGCGGTGGCAAGGTCCGACGACCCCGCCCGCGTGATTGCGTGGTTTGACAACGGCCTGCCCCAGACCGGCAAAGGCGCGCTGACCTATATCACCGCCCTCAAGACCCAAGGCCGAGTGGCCGATGCCGAGACCGAGGCGATGCGGGCGTGGTCCACCCTTGCCTTCACGGCCGAGGAAGAAGACCAGCTGATCGCCCTCGCCCCCGACGCTCTTGACCTTGTGCACGAACTGCGGCTGGACACCCTGCTCTGGTCCGGTCGCCTGCGTGAGGCGGACCGGATGCTTGCCCGCGTGCCGGAAGGCATCCGCGCGCTTGGCCGGGCCCGGATTGCCCTTCAGAATGAGGAGAAGGGCGTGAACGCCCTGATCGACGCCGTGCCAAAGGCGCAGGCAGGCGATGCCGGGCTGGCCTTCGACCGCTTCATCTGGCGCATGCGGCGCGACCTTTATGACGAAGCCTTGCCGCTGATCCTCGAACGCTCAGCCAGCGCGCGTGACCTTGGCCGCCCCGAAGCCTGGGCGCAGCGCCGCGCAATTCTGACTCGCTGGCTGTTGCGCCAAGGCCGCCCGGCCGAAGCCTACCGGGTGGCAGCCAACCACCACCTGACCGCAGGCGCCGACTATGCCGACCTTGAGTTTCTGTCCGGCTTCATCGCCCTGCGCCGTCTGAACGATCCGGCCAGCGCAGAACGGCATTTCGACCGGCTGCTGGCCGGAGTGTCCACCCCGATCAGCCTTGCCCGCGGCCACTACTGGCTTGGCCGCGCGCGTGAAGCGGCCGGGCAGGACGCCACGGCCAGCTATCAGGCGGCGGCAGCGCATCAGACGGCGTTCTACGGGCTTCTGGCCGCCGAACGGCTGGGGCTGTCGCTCGACCCCGGCCTCTTGGCGCAGACCAACGTGCCGGACTGGCGCAACGCCGCCTTCGCGGGGTCCTCGGTGCTAGAGGCGGCCACGCTCCTGCGCAAGGCGGGCGATGCGAACCTTGCCAAGCGCTTTATCCTGCATCTGGGCGAAAGCCAGGACGCGACCGGCCTTGCCCAATTGGCCGACATGGTGCTGGACTGGAACGACCCGCATCTTGCCGTCCTGGTCGGCAAGGCCGCCGCCGAACGCGGCCTGATCCTGCCCCGCGCCTATTATCCGGTGCCAGAGATTGTGCCCGACGGTCTTTCCGTCAGCCGCGCCCTTGCCCTTGCCATCGCCCGCCGGGAAAGCGAATTCGACCCCGCCGCGCGCAGTTCCGCTGACGCGCGCGGCTTGATGCAGGTGCTCCCGGGCACTGCCAAGCTGATGGCGGGCAAACTTGGCAAACCCTTTGAGGCGGGCAGGCTGATCTCGGACCCTGCCTACAATGTCACCATGGGCGCCGCCTACCTGGCCGAGATGGCCGAGGAGTTTGGCCCCTCGATCGCCCTCATCGCCTCGGGCTACAACGCAGGCCCCGGTCGCCCCCGCCGCTGGATCGACGAATTCGGCGACCCGCGCCGCCCGGATGTGGATGTGGTGGACTGGGTGGAAACCATCCCCTTCTCCGAAACCCGCACCTATGTGATGCGGGTGGCCGAAGGCGTGGTGATCTACCGCGCCAAGCTGAAAGGCGCCGTCGGCCCGGTAAGGATCACGGAGGAGCTGAAGGGCTAA
- a CDS encoding ion channel → MLVQIALGTGLLLVNVLVMAVAALALEVVFRRVHPWLIAPPQRSKLLVMLVGVGIWVLAVITTGVWIWAFALWGVAAFTTLEESVYFSLVAFSTLGLGDVVPPPEWRIMSAMAAVNGFLSFGLLTALLVEALRQVRLAQLERRRPD, encoded by the coding sequence ATGCTGGTTCAGATTGCCTTGGGGACGGGGCTGCTTTTGGTCAATGTCTTGGTGATGGCAGTGGCGGCTTTGGCGCTGGAGGTGGTGTTCCGCCGCGTGCACCCATGGCTGATCGCGCCGCCCCAGCGGTCGAAGCTGTTGGTGATGCTGGTGGGCGTGGGCATCTGGGTGCTGGCGGTGATCACGACCGGGGTCTGGATCTGGGCCTTTGCGCTGTGGGGCGTTGCTGCCTTTACCACGCTGGAAGAGTCGGTCTATTTCTCGTTGGTCGCGTTTTCGACGCTTGGGCTGGGCGATGTAGTGCCCCCGCCCGAATGGCGCATCATGTCGGCCATGGCGGCGGTGAACGGGTTTCTGAGCTTTGGCCTGCTGACCGCCCTGCTGGTCGAGGCGCTGCGCCAGGTCCGGCTGGCGCAGCTTGAACGGCGGCGTCCGGATTAG
- the smpB gene encoding SsrA-binding protein SmpB, whose translation MVAKSDPNSKLIAENRRARFDYHIESDLEAGIMLLGSEVKSLRQGGSNIAESYASVEGGELWLINGYIAPYLPAKTWGHEERRRRKLLVSRKELSRLWNAVGREGMTIVPLKLYFNDKGVVKLKLGVAKGKKLTDKRETSAKRDWDRQKARIMKQNHQG comes from the coding sequence ATGGTGGCAAAATCTGATCCCAACTCCAAACTCATCGCCGAAAACCGGCGGGCGCGCTTCGATTACCACATCGAAAGCGATCTTGAGGCTGGGATCATGCTTCTGGGCTCCGAAGTCAAAAGCCTGCGGCAGGGTGGGTCGAACATCGCCGAAAGCTACGCCTCGGTCGAAGGGGGGGAGCTGTGGCTGATCAATGGCTACATCGCCCCCTATCTGCCCGCCAAGACCTGGGGGCATGAGGAACGCCGCCGCCGCAAGCTGCTGGTGTCGCGCAAGGAACTGTCGCGCCTGTGGAACGCCGTGGGCCGCGAAGGCATGACCATCGTGCCGTTGAAGCTGTACTTCAACGACAAGGGTGTGGTGAAGCTGAAGCTGGGCGTCGCCAAAGGCAAGAAGCTGACCGACAAGCGCGAAACCAGTGCCAAGCGCGACTGGGACCGCCAGAAGGCCCGCATCATGAAGCAGAACCACCAAGGCTGA
- the sseA gene encoding 3-mercaptopyruvate sulfurtransferase has product MTPSPQDDPKTLVSTDWLGRHLRDPDLRVLDASWFMPGSGRDAKAEYAAAHIPAARFFDIDEIADLRSDLPHMAPPPEKFISRMRAMGVGDGHQVVVYDAMGIFSAARVWWLFRLMGKMDVAVLDGGFPKWQAEGREIEDMPPIIRDRHMTVSRQNHLVKDVTQVAHSAKLAEAEIIDARAAARFRGEAPEPRPGLRSGHIPGSKNLPYGDVLNPDGTMKPPAALKAVFESAGIDLKKPAITTCGSGVTAAVLSLALERIGHRNHALYDGSWAEWGMYDDLRVETGP; this is encoded by the coding sequence ATGACACCTTCGCCACAGGATGATCCGAAAACGCTGGTCTCGACCGACTGGCTGGGTCGGCATTTGCGTGACCCCGACTTGCGGGTGCTGGATGCCAGTTGGTTCATGCCGGGCAGTGGCCGGGATGCGAAGGCGGAATATGCCGCAGCCCACATACCCGCCGCGCGCTTCTTTGACATCGACGAAATCGCCGACCTGCGGTCAGACTTGCCGCACATGGCCCCGCCGCCGGAAAAGTTCATCAGCCGGATGCGCGCGATGGGCGTGGGCGACGGGCATCAGGTGGTGGTCTATGACGCGATGGGCATCTTCTCGGCCGCCCGCGTCTGGTGGCTGTTCCGGCTGATGGGCAAGATGGATGTGGCCGTGCTGGACGGCGGCTTTCCAAAATGGCAGGCCGAGGGCCGCGAGATCGAGGATATGCCCCCGATCATCCGTGACCGGCACATGACCGTCAGCCGCCAGAACCATCTGGTCAAGGATGTGACTCAGGTCGCCCATTCCGCCAAACTGGCCGAGGCCGAGATTATCGACGCCCGCGCCGCCGCCCGCTTCCGTGGCGAAGCGCCGGAACCCCGGCCCGGCCTGCGGTCTGGCCATATCCCGGGGTCGAAGAACCTGCCTTATGGTGATGTGCTGAACCCCGATGGCACGATGAAGCCCCCCGCCGCGCTGAAGGCGGTATTCGAAAGCGCCGGGATCGATCTGAAGAAACCCGCCATCACCACCTGCGGCTCGGGCGTGACTGCCGCGGTCCTGTCCCTTGCACTGGAACGGATCGGCCACCGCAACCATGCGCTCTATGACGGCTCTTGGGCCGAATGGGGCATGTACGACGACCTCCGCGTCGAAACCGGCCCCTGA
- a CDS encoding aromatic amino acid transaminase produces MLESLNPQPQDKILQLIAMYRDDPRTTKIDLGVGVYKDATGLTPVMRAVKAAEKKLWEVETTKTYTGLAGEPAFNAALVSMILGDGFADRAASVATPGGTGAIRQALELIRMANPAAKVWLSNPTWPNHPSIIKYLGMPMAEYRYFDIATSGIDFAGLMADLEGVAAGDAVLLHGCCHNPTGANLDAGQWDQVIALLQRKGAVPFVDLAYQGFGDGLEEDAAATRKIAAAFPEVLIAASCSKNFGIYRERTGVLVALTSPDRKAVVQGNLNFLNRQNYSFPPDHGARLVTMILEDATLTADWKAELEEVRQNMLTLRQTLADELRRATNSDRFDFVAHHRGMFSRLGLTETQVNRLREDHGIYMVGDSRINIAGLNARTVPILAAAIAGVIG; encoded by the coding sequence ATGCTCGAATCTCTGAACCCCCAACCGCAGGACAAGATCCTGCAACTGATCGCCATGTACCGCGATGACCCGCGGACCACCAAGATCGACCTTGGCGTCGGCGTCTACAAGGACGCGACCGGCCTGACCCCGGTGATGCGGGCGGTGAAGGCGGCAGAAAAGAAGCTGTGGGAGGTGGAGACGACCAAGACCTACACCGGTCTTGCCGGCGAACCCGCGTTCAACGCCGCCCTTGTCAGCATGATCCTTGGCGATGGCTTTGCCGACCGGGCAGCCTCGGTTGCCACCCCCGGCGGCACGGGTGCCATCCGGCAGGCGCTGGAACTGATCCGCATGGCCAACCCCGCCGCAAAGGTCTGGCTGTCGAACCCAACCTGGCCGAACCATCCCTCCATCATCAAATACCTCGGCATGCCGATGGCCGAGTATCGGTATTTTGACATCGCCACCTCCGGCATCGACTTTGCCGGGTTGATGGCCGACCTTGAAGGCGTCGCTGCCGGGGATGCCGTGCTGCTGCACGGCTGCTGCCACAACCCGACAGGGGCCAATCTGGATGCGGGCCAGTGGGATCAGGTGATAGCGCTTCTGCAGCGCAAGGGTGCGGTGCCCTTCGTCGACCTCGCCTACCAAGGCTTCGGTGACGGGCTTGAGGAAGACGCGGCCGCCACCCGCAAGATCGCCGCCGCCTTCCCCGAAGTGCTGATCGCGGCCAGCTGCTCGAAGAACTTCGGCATCTACCGCGAACGGACCGGGGTGCTGGTCGCCCTGACCAGCCCCGACCGCAAGGCCGTGGTGCAAGGCAACCTCAACTTCCTCAACCGGCAGAACTACAGCTTCCCGCCCGACCACGGCGCGCGGCTGGTGACGATGATCCTGGAAGACGCCACGCTGACCGCCGACTGGAAAGCAGAACTGGAGGAGGTGCGGCAGAACATGCTCACCCTGCGCCAGACGCTTGCCGATGAACTGCGCCGCGCCACCAATTCCGACCGCTTCGACTTTGTCGCCCACCATCGCGGCATGTTCAGCCGCCTTGGCCTGACCGAAACGCAGGTGAACCGCCTGCGCGAGGACCACGGGATCTACATGGTCGGTGACAGCCGGATCAACATCGCGGGCCTGAACGCGCGGACCGTGCCGATCCTTGCCGCGGCGATTGCGGGCGTCATCGGCTAG
- a CDS encoding DMT family transporter, translated as MGGTGRPMRGVALVIAATFLFAVADTLGKHLALLYAATLILAARYAINLAIVAAVMLPRHGAALWKTDRSGLVILRGLCLASASITMLLALRVLPVAETVAIIYIAPVLVMLASGPVLGERVSVLGWVGAGLGFAGVLLVARPGSGLDPMGVGLALGNAVLATGYYLLTRALARTETTMALMFHTALVGTIVFVAVALALPPPLLPGAMDAGLMVALGALATAGHLMFTAAYREAPAATLAPVNYMHIAFATVLGALVFRQVPDALGFVGMAGIAAAGLLSAWQAARQSRV; from the coding sequence ATGGGCGGCACAGGCAGACCGATGCGCGGGGTCGCCCTTGTGATCGCGGCGACCTTCCTGTTCGCGGTGGCGGATACGTTGGGCAAGCATCTGGCGCTGCTGTACGCGGCCACGCTGATCCTTGCCGCGCGCTATGCGATCAACCTTGCCATTGTGGCTGCCGTCATGCTGCCCCGCCACGGAGCGGCGCTGTGGAAGACAGATCGCAGCGGGTTGGTCATCCTGCGCGGGCTGTGCCTCGCCTCGGCGTCGATCACCATGCTGCTGGCGTTGCGGGTGCTGCCGGTGGCGGAAACGGTGGCGATCATCTACATCGCGCCGGTTCTGGTGATGCTGGCCTCGGGTCCTGTGCTGGGCGAAAGGGTCAGCGTCCTTGGCTGGGTCGGCGCGGGACTTGGCTTTGCCGGGGTGCTGCTGGTGGCGCGGCCGGGCAGCGGGCTTGATCCCATGGGTGTCGGTCTGGCGCTGGGCAATGCGGTTCTGGCGACCGGGTATTATCTGTTGACGCGGGCGCTGGCGCGGACGGAGACGACGATGGCGCTGATGTTCCACACCGCCCTTGTCGGCACCATCGTCTTTGTCGCGGTGGCTCTGGCCCTGCCGCCCCCGCTGTTGCCGGGTGCCATGGATGCCGGGCTGATGGTCGCGCTGGGCGCCTTGGCAACGGCCGGGCATCTGATGTTCACCGCCGCCTACCGTGAGGCCCCGGCGGCGACGCTTGCCCCGGTCAACTACATGCACATCGCCTTTGCCACCGTGCTGGGCGCGCTGGTGTTTCGGCAGGTGCCGGACGCGCTGGGGTTTGTCGGCATGGCCGGGATTGCGGCTGCCGGGCTGTTGTCAGCCTGGCAAGCCGCCCGCCAGTCACGCGTCTAG
- a CDS encoding ammonium transporter gives MSNVMKLSGFGALGASLFASLPAWAQEATAETAEAATEVVAEVVPVMDKGDVSWMMVSTVLVLFMTIPGLALFYGGLVRSKNMLSILMQTTVIACVMMIVWVVYGYSFSFGGSTSPWWGGTGKLFLAGVNADSMAATFSAGYVIPEYLFIAFQMTFAAITPALIIGAFAERVKFKAVLIFSVLWGTFSYFPIAHMVWDANGYLFAKGAIDFAGGTVVHINAGIAALVGCIVIGKRVGYGKDNMAPHSMVLTMVGASMLWVGWFGFNVGSNLEANGGATLAMINTFIATAAATLAWAGLEGIQRGKASMLGAASGMVAGLVAITPACGTIGPMGAIALGVIASAGCYFFVTVVKQKMQYDDSLDVFGIHGIGGIIGAVLTGVFSAAAFGGVKGDDYAMMAQLWIQIEGVLITIVWSGVVSYVLFKAIDATIGLRVDADTERQGLDLTTHGEQAYHS, from the coding sequence ATGAGCAATGTGATGAAACTTTCTGGCTTCGGCGCGCTGGGTGCGTCGCTGTTTGCCAGCCTGCCTGCCTGGGCGCAGGAAGCGACCGCCGAGACAGCGGAAGCCGCGACCGAGGTTGTGGCCGAAGTCGTCCCCGTGATGGACAAGGGTGACGTGAGCTGGATGATGGTTTCGACCGTCCTTGTCCTGTTCATGACCATCCCGGGTCTGGCGCTGTTCTACGGCGGCCTCGTCCGGTCGAAGAACATGCTGTCGATCCTGATGCAGACCACCGTCATCGCCTGCGTGATGATGATCGTCTGGGTCGTCTACGGCTATTCCTTCTCGTTCGGCGGGTCGACGAGCCCCTGGTGGGGCGGCACGGGCAAGCTGTTCCTTGCGGGCGTCAATGCCGACAGCATGGCGGCCACGTTCAGCGCCGGATACGTCATTCCGGAATATCTGTTCATCGCCTTCCAGATGACCTTTGCGGCCATCACGCCGGCGCTGATCATCGGCGCCTTCGCCGAGCGGGTGAAGTTCAAGGCCGTCCTGATCTTTTCGGTCCTGTGGGGTACGTTCTCGTACTTCCCGATCGCGCATATGGTCTGGGATGCCAACGGCTATCTCTTCGCCAAGGGCGCCATCGACTTTGCCGGCGGCACGGTTGTCCACATCAACGCCGGGATCGCGGCGCTGGTTGGTTGCATCGTGATCGGCAAGCGGGTCGGCTACGGCAAGGACAACATGGCCCCGCATTCGATGGTGCTGACCATGGTGGGCGCGTCGATGCTGTGGGTCGGCTGGTTCGGCTTCAACGTCGGTTCGAACCTTGAGGCGAACGGCGGTGCCACGCTGGCGATGATCAACACCTTCATCGCAACGGCTGCGGCGACGCTGGCCTGGGCGGGTCTTGAAGGGATCCAGCGCGGCAAGGCGTCGATGCTGGGTGCGGCTTCGGGCATGGTGGCGGGTCTTGTCGCCATCACCCCGGCTTGTGGCACCATCGGCCCGATGGGCGCGATTGCCCTTGGCGTGATCGCTTCGGCGGGCTGCTACTTCTTCGTCACCGTGGTGAAGCAGAAGATGCAGTACGACGACAGCCTGGACGTCTTTGGCATCCACGGCATCGGCGGGATCATCGGTGCGGTGCTGACCGGCGTCTTCTCGGCCGCGGCTTTCGGCGGGGTCAAGGGCGACGACTATGCGATGATGGCGCAGCTTTGGATCCAGATCGAAGGCGTGCTGATCACCATCGTCTGGTCGGGTGTCGTGTCCTACGTCCTGTTCAAGGCGATTGACGCGACGATCGGCCTGCGGGTGGATGCGGACACTGAACGCCAAGGTCTGGACCTGACCACGCATGGCGAGCAAGCCTACCACAGCTAA
- a CDS encoding P-II family nitrogen regulator, whose translation MKLIIAAIKPFKLEEVREALTAIGVRGMMVTEIKGFGSQSGHTEIYRGAEYAVNFVPKVRLEIVVSDALSDQVVATIQKTAKTDKIGDGKVFVLDVEHAVRVRTGETDDDAL comes from the coding sequence GTGAAGCTCATCATTGCAGCAATCAAGCCATTCAAGCTGGAGGAGGTCCGTGAAGCACTGACCGCCATCGGCGTGCGCGGCATGATGGTGACCGAGATCAAAGGCTTTGGCAGCCAGTCGGGCCATACCGAAATCTACCGCGGTGCCGAATATGCCGTGAACTTCGTGCCGAAAGTCCGGCTGGAGATCGTCGTCAGCGATGCGCTGTCCGATCAGGTTGTCGCGACCATCCAGAAGACGGCCAAGACCGACAAGATCGGCGACGGAAAAGTTTTCGTCCTCGACGTAGAGCATGCCGTGCGGGTGCGCACCGGCGAAACCGATGACGATGCGCTCTGA
- a CDS encoding transglycosylase domain-containing protein, with amino-acid sequence MATSNRGRGSLVADRRYSSGSAKASSGGPRKPAPPKSPRKPSSPRRPRRQHGLILGSILFVWRAIWALAWRATAIGALVLAGIVFYFYAQLPPVADLIDGRARGSVTMLDREGKTFAWRGETFGVIAADTVSPYLHNAVVATEDKRYYWHFGISPRGIASAIRINLSEGRGPLEGNGGSTITQQVAKLLCLGVAYDATQWKSEADYERDCRQGGIWRKLKEVPFSMAMEAKYTKEEILTIYFNRAYLGAGARGFEAAAQRYFGKSAKDVTPAEAAMLAGLLKAPSTFAPTASMDRARSRAAVVIGLMEDQGYLTAAEAEEARQNPARLSEAAKQNSGGYFADWVMETTPDYLARDTTEDVIIETTLDQALQKKAEEALAWVFENKVKAGSKAQAAIVVMSADGAVRAMVGGRNIPNAGDFNRATQALRQTGSTFKPFIYAVAMDLGYSPFDYVEDTPLCLYTAGSGDWCPQNYDREFKGQITLTQALAESRNIPAVRVSEAVGRDLVKQVATDFGLAQNFADGPALALGVSESTLIDMTGAFAGILNGGSSVTPYGLSALKLKGEDEELFGAGGGIGERVISENAARALTYMMHEVLQSGTGGRARLDDRQAAGKTGTTQSARDAWFVGFTADYVVGVWMGYDDNSPLTGVTGGGLPAEIWHEVMVRVNDGLPARPLNMDFGPSSQTPLPPGVDGGGAVAPEDVPYFDDPTAPAYDSVYIDPVTGEAIPVYDGPPQPGSERLGPVDNGLAGQVEDLLGIGN; translated from the coding sequence ATGGCAACATCGAACCGGGGGCGCGGCTCCCTTGTCGCGGACAGACGGTATTCCTCGGGCAGCGCAAAGGCGTCGTCCGGCGGCCCGCGCAAACCTGCGCCGCCGAAATCTCCGCGCAAGCCGTCCTCCCCGCGCAGACCCCGCCGCCAGCATGGGCTGATCCTTGGCAGCATCCTGTTTGTCTGGCGCGCGATCTGGGCGCTGGCCTGGCGGGCCACGGCCATTGGCGCGCTCGTGCTGGCGGGGATCGTCTTCTACTTCTACGCCCAGCTTCCCCCGGTGGCCGACCTGATCGACGGCCGCGCCCGCGGGTCGGTGACCATGCTGGACCGCGAGGGAAAGACCTTCGCCTGGCGCGGCGAAACCTTTGGCGTCATCGCGGCCGACACCGTCTCGCCCTACCTGCACAACGCCGTCGTCGCGACGGAAGACAAGCGGTACTACTGGCATTTCGGCATCTCGCCCCGGGGCATCGCCAGCGCCATCCGCATCAACCTGTCCGAAGGCCGCGGCCCGCTGGAAGGCAACGGCGGCTCGACCATCACCCAGCAGGTGGCAAAACTTCTGTGCCTTGGCGTCGCCTATGACGCCACCCAGTGGAAGTCCGAGGCCGATTATGAACGCGACTGCCGTCAGGGCGGCATCTGGCGCAAGCTGAAGGAAGTGCCCTTCTCCATGGCGATGGAGGCCAAATACACCAAGGAAGAGATCCTCACGATCTACTTCAACCGCGCCTACCTTGGTGCCGGCGCCCGCGGGTTTGAGGCCGCCGCCCAGCGCTATTTCGGAAAATCTGCCAAGGACGTCACCCCCGCCGAGGCCGCCATGCTGGCAGGCCTGCTGAAAGCCCCCTCCACCTTCGCGCCCACCGCCAGCATGGACCGCGCCCGCAGCCGCGCCGCGGTCGTCATCGGCCTGATGGAGGATCAGGGCTACCTCACCGCCGCCGAGGCGGAAGAAGCCCGCCAGAACCCCGCCCGCCTGTCCGAGGCCGCCAAGCAGAACTCCGGCGGTTACTTCGCCGACTGGGTTATGGAGACGACACCCGACTACCTTGCCCGTGACACGACCGAAGATGTCATCATCGAAACGACGCTGGATCAGGCCCTGCAGAAAAAGGCCGAGGAAGCGCTGGCCTGGGTGTTCGAAAACAAGGTCAAGGCAGGCTCCAAGGCCCAAGCCGCGATTGTGGTGATGAGCGCGGATGGCGCCGTCCGCGCCATGGTGGGCGGGCGCAACATCCCCAACGCGGGCGACTTCAACCGCGCGACGCAGGCCCTGCGGCAGACCGGGTCCACCTTCAAGCCCTTCATCTATGCCGTGGCGATGGATCTGGGCTACAGCCCCTTCGACTATGTCGAAGACACGCCGCTTTGCCTTTACACCGCCGGTTCGGGCGACTGGTGCCCGCAGAACTATGACCGCGAATTCAAGGGCCAGATCACCCTGACCCAGGCGCTGGCCGAAAGCCGCAACATCCCGGCCGTCCGGGTGTCCGAGGCTGTGGGCCGCGATCTGGTCAAGCAGGTGGCCACCGACTTTGGCCTCGCGCAGAACTTCGCCGACGGCCCGGCGCTGGCGCTGGGTGTGTCGGAATCCACGCTGATCGACATGACCGGCGCTTTCGCCGGCATCCTGAACGGCGGATCCTCCGTCACCCCATACGGCCTGAGCGCGCTGAAGCTGAAGGGCGAGGATGAGGAACTGTTCGGCGCCGGCGGCGGGATCGGGGAACGGGTGATCTCGGAAAACGCGGCCCGCGCGCTGACCTACATGATGCATGAAGTGCTGCAGTCCGGCACCGGTGGCCGCGCGCGGCTGGATGACCGACAGGCCGCCGGCAAGACCGGCACCACCCAAAGCGCGCGGGATGCGTGGTTCGTGGGCTTCACGGCCGATTATGTGGTCGGCGTCTGGATGGGCTATGACGACAACAGCCCGCTGACCGGGGTCACCGGCGGCGGCTTGCCGGCCGAAATCTGGCACGAGGTGATGGTCCGCGTGAACGACGGCCTGCCGGCCCGGCCGCTCAACATGGACTTTGGCCCTTCCAGCCAGACGCCCTTGCCCCCGGGCGTGGATGGCGGTGGCGCCGTCGCCCCCGAGGATGTGCCCTACTTCGACGATCCAACCGCCCCGGCTTACGACAGCGTCTACATCGACCCCGTCACGGGCGAGGCGATCCCGGTCTACGACGGCCCGCCCCAACCGGGGTCAGAGCGGCTTGGACCCGTCGACAACGGCCTTGCCGGACAGGTTGAGGATTTGCTTGGCATCGGGAACTGA
- a CDS encoding sensor histidine kinase: MPASVMVLDRDLKYVAASRMYLATVGLEMADLKGRMIFDIFPEIEERRKPLEQSMRRALAGEGNGIDRLYYAIPDPDDRTVLMDSWWRCRHNPVVGPDGSVNYMIQITENISDLIRTENMRNAIAHEMQHRVGNLLALVQIVARRTAQNADSLKGFLAKFEERIQSMSRTHSYLVGSNWNRMSLHEIVTRQLDQEREDRANKITISGPEILLDASDAQMLSMAIHELTTNSLKYGALQGGDGRLDVRWSDHNLNGFKFCWIESDVKTIVPSDRTGFGSMILDTIVPAQLRALAQRKLGQDGLRYELTVAERTPSAHAPVLQVDQA, translated from the coding sequence ATGCCCGCGTCGGTCATGGTGCTGGACCGTGACCTGAAATACGTCGCGGCAAGCCGGATGTACCTTGCTACCGTCGGGCTTGAGATGGCCGATCTCAAAGGGCGCATGATCTTCGACATCTTCCCCGAGATTGAAGAGCGTCGCAAACCGCTGGAACAGTCGATGCGCCGGGCTCTTGCCGGTGAAGGCAACGGCATCGACCGCCTTTACTATGCCATCCCTGACCCGGACGACAGAACCGTCCTGATGGATTCGTGGTGGCGCTGCCGTCACAATCCGGTGGTCGGGCCGGATGGCAGCGTCAATTACATGATCCAGATCACCGAAAACATTTCGGATCTGATCCGCACCGAAAACATGCGCAACGCCATCGCGCATGAAATGCAGCATCGCGTCGGCAATCTGCTGGCGCTTGTACAGATCGTGGCCCGCCGCACCGCGCAGAATGCCGACTCTCTGAAGGGCTTTCTTGCAAAGTTCGAAGAACGCATTCAATCGATGTCGCGGACCCATTCCTATCTTGTCGGCAGCAACTGGAACAGGATGTCTCTGCACGAGATTGTCACGCGCCAGCTTGACCAGGAACGCGAAGATCGCGCCAACAAGATCACGATCAGCGGTCCCGAAATCCTGCTGGATGCCAGCGATGCCCAGATGCTTTCGATGGCCATACACGAGCTGACGACCAACTCGCTCAAATACGGCGCTTTGCAGGGCGGTGACGGGCGGTTGGATGTAAGGTGGTCAGACCACAATCTGAACGGTTTCAAATTCTGCTGGATCGAAAGTGACGTCAAAACAATTGTGCCGTCAGACCGGACAGGCTTTGGCTCGATGATCCTTGATACCATCGTTCCCGCGCAGCTGCGCGCACTGGCGCAGCGGAAACTGGGGCAGGACGGCCTACGATATGAGCTGACGGTTGCGGAACGCACACCGTCAGCCCACGCACCGGTATTGCAGGTGGATCAGGCTTAA